One genomic segment of Gorilla gorilla gorilla isolate KB3781 chromosome 23, NHGRI_mGorGor1-v2.1_pri, whole genome shotgun sequence includes these proteins:
- the SEC14L2 gene encoding SEC14-like protein 2 isoform X2 — protein sequence MLRKHVEFRKQKDIDNIISWQPPEVIQQYLSGGMCGYDLDGCPVWYDIIGPLDAKGLLFSASKQDLLRTKMRECELLLQECAHQTTKLGRKVETITIIYDCEGLGLKHLWKPAVEAYGEFLCMFEENYPETLKRLFVVKAPKLFPVAYNLIKPFLSEDTRKKIMVLGANWKEVLLKHISPDQVPVEYGGTMTDPDGNPKCKSKINYGGDIPKKYYVRDQVKQQYEHSVQISRGSSHQVEYEILFPGCVLRWQFMSDGADVGFGIFLKTKMGERQRAGEMTEVLPNQRYNSHLVPEDGTLTCSDPGIYVLRFDNTYSFIHAKKVNFTVEVLLPDKASEEKMKQLGAGTPK from the exons ATGCTCCGGAAG CATGTGGAGTTCCGAAAGCAAAAGGACATTGACAACATCATTAGCTGGCAGCCTCCAGAG GTGATCCAACAGTATCTGTCAGGGGGTATGTGTGGCTATGACTTGGATGGCTGCCCAGTCTGGTACGACATAATTGGACCTCTGGATGCCAAGGGTCTGCTGTTCTCAGCCTCCAAACAGGACCTGCTCAGGACCAAGATGCGGGAGTGTGAGCTGCTTCTGCAGGAGTGTGCCCACCAGACCACAAAG TTGGGGAGGAAGGTGGAGACCATCACCATAATTTATGACTGCGAGGGGCTTGGCCTCAAGCATCTCTGGAAGCCTGCTGTGGAGGCCTATGGAGAG TTTCTCTGCATGTTTGAGGAAAATTATCCCGAAACACTGAAGCGTCTTTTTGTTGTTAAAG CCCCCAAACTGTTTCCTGTGGCCTATAACCTCATCAAACCCTTCCTGAGTGAGGACACTCGTAAGAAGATCATGGTCCTGGGAG CAAATTGGAAGGAGGTTTTACTGAAACATATCAGCCCTGACCAGGTGCCTGTGGAGTATGGGGGCACCATGACTGACCCTGATGGAAACCCCAAGTGCAAATCCAAG ATCAACTATGGGGGTGACATCCCCAAGAAGTATTATGTGCGAGACCAGGTGAAACAGCAGTATGAACACAGCGTGCAGATTTCCCGTGGCTCTTCCCACCAAGTGGAGTATGAGATCCTCTTCCCTGGCTGTGTCCTCAG GTGGCAGTTTATGTCAGATGGAGCGGATGTTGGTTTTGGGATTTTCCTGAAGACCAAGATGGGAGAGAGGCAGCGGGCAGGGGAGATGACAGAGGTGCTGCCCAACCAGAGGTACAACTCCCACCTGGTCCCTGAAGATGGGACCCTCACCTGCAGTGATCCTGGCATCT ATGTCCTGCGGTTTGACAACACCTACAGCTTCATTCATGCCAAGAAGGTCAATTTCACTGTGGAGGTCCTGCTTCCAGACAAAGCCTCAGAAGAGAAGATGAAACAGCTGGGGGCAGGCACCCCGAAATAA